The Rhopalosiphum maidis isolate BTI-1 chromosome 1, ASM367621v3, whole genome shotgun sequence genome has a segment encoding these proteins:
- the LOC113549977 gene encoding HBS1-like protein has product MARHRNIRTTQYSDDEYYDDDDYYSNSFEDDCISPSDAMYLINHKSKFESDQDLTDAKVNSCLQRITEVLGFELAKDVVAGHLINNEFDIDKTVDQIINSKIGATKVKDQQPAEGRLSRPPSVVIASSSKNKDNIIVGFGNTSISGSKNKNLIATPKQTPFSTPICSPAATPRNRSPQNARLGSPRVDRKLNSPKSNKVRDDQGLLTSIHKDQLYLIIIGHVDAGKSTLMGHLLYKLGHVQQRTIQKYEHESKKLGKQSFVFAWVLDETAEERNRGITMDVGHLKFETKTKDVTLLDAPGHKDFIPNMITGASQADATILVVDATKGEFETGFDSGGQTREHALLIRSLGITQLGVAVNKMDTVNWSEERFEEIKTKLGLFLKQAGYKESDVTFVPCSGLSGENLATKANESLLTNWYNGPCLMDVIDSFKPPERAISKPLRLCISDVFKSSGSGFSIVGRVETGQLRVGDKVLVQPQGEVAQIKSIEIDELPQPIGLAGDFISVSLTGYDAQTIYSGCVLSDISLPIPVTSVLEARVVVFNVDFPIVRGHQVVLHYQSSSESAVVSRLLAELNKSTGEVIKKNPRMIKKNTHALIKINLSRPICVEVYSDIRQLGRVMLRSGGTTIAAGLVTKVNFNK; this is encoded by the exons ATGGCTCGCCACAGGAACATAAGGACCACGCAATATTCTGATG atgaatattatgatgatgatgattattattcaaattcattTGAAGATGACTGTATTTCTCCAAGTGatg caatgtatttaattaatcataaatccAAATTTGAATCGGATCAAGACTTAACTGATGCCAAAGTAAATTCATGTTTACAAAGAATAACAGAAGTTTTGGGCTTTGAACTTGCCAAAGATGTTGTAGCAGGACATTTGATTAACAATGAATTTGATATTGATAAAACCGttgatcaaataattaattcaaaaattg GTGCTACAAAAGTAAAGGATCAACAACCAGCTGAAGGAAGGTTAAGTAGGCCTCCTTCTGTAGTTATTGCTTcttcgtcaaaaaataaagataacatTATCGTTGGTTTTGGAAATACATCCATTTCAg gttcaaaaaataaaaacttaattgcCACACCTAAACAAACACCTTTTAGTACACCTATATGTTCACCTGCGGCCACACCTCGCAATCGATCTCCTCAAAATGCTCGTTTAGGATCACCACGTGTAGATCGCAAATTAAATTCGCCcaa gagTAACAAAGTTAGAGATGATCAAGGATTATTAACATCCATTCACAAGGAtcaactttatttaattataataggtcatGTGGATGCAGGAAAAAGCACTTTAATGGGACacttactatataaattaggACATGTACAGCAAAGaaccatacaaaaatatgagCATGAAAGTAAAAAGTTAGGCAAACAGAGTTTTGTCTTTGCTTGGGTATTAGATGAAACTGCTGAAGAgag aaATCGTGGTATTACAATGGACGTAGGTCATTTAAAGtttgaaacaaaaactaaaGATGTCACTTTATTAGATGCGCCTGGTCATAAAGATTTTATACCAAATATGATTACag GTGCTTCTCAAGCTGATGCAACTATTTTAGTCGTAGATGCTACTAAAGGAGAATTTGAAACCGGATTTGATAGTGGAGGACAAACACGAGAACATGCCCTCCTAATACGGTCTCTAG GAATAACTCAACTTGGAGTTGCTGTAAACAAAATGGATACTGTCAACTGGTCTGAAGAACGATTTGAGGAGATCAAAACAAAACTTGGACTGTTCTTAAAACAAGCTGGTTACAAAGAATCTGATGTTACGTTTGTACCATGCTCTGGATTAAGTGGTGAAAATCTTGCCACAAAAGCAAATGAATCACTATTAACCAATTGGTATAATGGTCCTTGCTTGATGGATGTTATTG attcATTTAAACCACCAGAGAGAGCAATTTCTAAACCATTGAGATTATGTATAAGTGATGTTTTCAAAAGTTCAGGATCAGGATTTTCAATTGTTGGACGAGTTGAAACAGGGCAGCTTAGAGTTGGTGATAAAGTTTTGGTACAACCACAGGGGGAAGTTGCCCAAATTAAAA gtATTGAAATAGATGAATTGCCACAGCCAATTGGATTAGCTGGTGACTTTATTAGTGTTTCACTTACTGGTTATGATGCACAAACTATTTATTCTGGTTGTGTTTTAAGTGACATTTCGCTTCCAATACCAGTAACATCAGTATTAGAAGCACGAGTGGTTGTATTTAATGTAGACTTTCCTATTGTACGTGGGCATCAGGTTGTATTGCACTATCAAAGTTCGTCCGAATCAGCAGTTGTCAGTAGACTTTTagctgaattaaataaaagtactgGTGAAGTCATCAAGAAAAATCCTCGaatgataaagaaaaataccCATGctcttatcaaaataaatttatcaagacCAATTTGTGTCGAGGTATATTCAGACATCAGACAATTGGGTAGAGTAATGTTACGATCTGGTGGTACTACTATAGCAGCTGGTCTTGTTACTAaagtcaattttaataaataa